A stretch of Blautia liquoris DNA encodes these proteins:
- a CDS encoding DUF2264 domain-containing protein: MEKNDDKSDIYRFAKSLMEPVKRNGIHISGLNLGNSGTHYDRRQIEAEGFLRQLWAAGPAASCDREFDFSFYRKGILSGCNPKSCGYWGTVSDYDQLLVEMPSLAVTLVLTREMFWDTLSETEQEHIWSWLNQINKAKVHDNNWLFFRVLVNAAFSSLSLPFDQAATDEAMDELDTMYLGNGWYMDGNEHQMDYYIAWAFHFYSLMYVKLMKEKDPKRCACYIRRVKLFAQDFVYWFDDDGAAIPFGRSLTYRFAQSAFWSACVYADVEAIPWANMKYVLMKNLEYWERQAITRPDGILSIGYGYENLYMSESYNGPGSPYWAFKTFLILAVSDAHPFWRARPENPVKKVGVHPVPKAKMLLMAEPDGNAQLYPTDQLTRQAHAAEKYSKFVYSSFFGFSVRKDARYLEAGAYDNTLAVACQGDEHYFEKERCVSSGITNAYVWHQWKPVDGVEILSYIVPITHGHIRIHLIQTDRALQLADGGYAVRTYNGHKKDYSCQESKTEAKLTGENGTVWSLNIEGYDHCEVVFPDPNTNLIYPNSAIPTILGSVEPGFHTLISGHFGKRT; the protein is encoded by the coding sequence ATGGAGAAAAATGATGACAAAAGTGACATTTACAGATTCGCCAAAAGTCTTATGGAGCCGGTGAAGAGGAACGGCATTCATATCAGTGGTTTAAATCTCGGAAATTCGGGTACACATTATGACAGAAGACAGATTGAGGCAGAAGGCTTTCTGAGACAACTGTGGGCTGCGGGACCTGCCGCATCTTGTGATCGGGAATTCGACTTTTCCTTTTACAGGAAGGGCATCTTATCTGGGTGCAATCCCAAGTCTTGCGGATATTGGGGAACTGTTTCAGATTATGATCAGCTACTGGTGGAAATGCCTTCTCTGGCGGTCACGTTGGTTCTGACGCGGGAAATGTTTTGGGATACGTTGTCTGAGACTGAGCAGGAACATATCTGGAGCTGGCTGAATCAAATCAACAAGGCAAAAGTACACGATAACAACTGGCTCTTCTTTCGCGTTCTAGTAAATGCTGCATTCTCAAGCTTATCACTGCCCTTTGATCAGGCTGCTACGGATGAGGCTATGGATGAACTGGATACGATGTATCTGGGAAATGGATGGTACATGGACGGAAATGAACATCAGATGGATTATTATATTGCGTGGGCATTTCACTTTTATAGTCTTATGTATGTTAAACTGATGAAAGAAAAAGATCCGAAACGTTGCGCCTGTTATATCAGGCGAGTGAAACTTTTTGCACAGGACTTTGTATACTGGTTTGATGATGACGGGGCGGCGATTCCGTTTGGGAGAAGCCTTACGTACCGTTTCGCACAGTCTGCGTTCTGGAGTGCCTGTGTCTATGCAGATGTCGAGGCCATTCCATGGGCCAATATGAAATATGTCTTGATGAAAAATCTGGAATATTGGGAGAGACAGGCAATCACAAGACCAGACGGAATTTTGAGTATTGGTTACGGGTATGAGAATTTGTATATGTCCGAGAGCTATAATGGTCCCGGTTCACCCTACTGGGCGTTTAAAACGTTTCTGATTTTGGCTGTTTCGGATGCACATCCCTTCTGGCGGGCCAGACCGGAGAATCCCGTGAAAAAAGTTGGTGTGCATCCAGTCCCAAAAGCGAAAATGCTGCTTATGGCAGAACCGGATGGAAATGCCCAACTTTATCCGACGGATCAGTTGACCAGACAGGCGCATGCGGCAGAAAAATACAGCAAATTCGTGTACAGTTCTTTCTTTGGGTTTAGTGTGCGTAAGGATGCAAGATATCTGGAGGCAGGGGCATACGACAATACTTTAGCTGTCGCCTGTCAGGGGGATGAACATTACTTTGAGAAAGAGAGGTGTGTGAGCAGTGGTATCACCAATGCGTATGTATGGCATCAGTGGAAGCCTGTGGATGGGGTAGAAATTTTGTCATACATAGTCCCAATCACTCATGGTCATATCCGGATCCATCTGATCCAGACAGACCGTGCTCTGCAGTTGGCAGATGGTGGATACGCGGTCCGAACTTACAACGGACATAAAAAAGATTATTCATGCCAAGAGTCCAAAACCGAAGCAAAACTTACCGGGGAAAATGGAACTGTCTGGTCGTTAAATATCGAGGGATATGATCACTGTGAGGTTGTATTCCCGGATCCAAATACAAATCTGATCTATCCTAATAGTGCCATACCGACTATTCTGGGAAGCGTGGAACCAGGTTTTCATACCTTGATCAGCGGGCACTTTGGAAAGAGAACATAA
- a CDS encoding glycoside hydrolase family 88 protein — MQTEEWVDEILPKAEKKMRAMMERNRGKIPYIAVDGVYDDMAKDKIFWWTNGFYAGELWQFYYLTGDDSFREDAVSIEEMLDKAFADFQGLHHDVGFMWMLTSVADYKTTKDERSKVRALHAAALLAGRFNLRGEFLRSWNRDNSGWVIIDSMMNIPILYWASETVKDPRFSQIANAHADSVLEYLVRKDGSVGHIACFDPNTGEFQKLLAGQGYSADSSWSRGQAWAIYGFALAYRHTQKSEYLMAAKNIANYFIACVSRTDFLPLVDFRAPAYPKKWDMSAGTCAACGLMEIADHVDSCEKNLYRDSAVKMLRAIEHAYADWNPDTDGIIGYSSHSYHNSEETHVSMIYGDYFFIEALLRLKGDVLTIW, encoded by the coding sequence GTGCAGACAGAAGAGTGGGTAGATGAGATACTGCCGAAAGCAGAAAAAAAGATGAGAGCGATGATGGAGAGAAACCGGGGGAAGATCCCCTATATAGCGGTGGATGGCGTCTACGATGATATGGCAAAAGATAAGATTTTTTGGTGGACGAATGGATTCTATGCCGGGGAACTCTGGCAGTTCTACTATCTGACTGGGGATGATTCCTTTAGGGAGGATGCCGTGTCCATCGAAGAAATGCTGGATAAGGCATTCGCGGATTTTCAGGGACTTCATCATGATGTCGGCTTTATGTGGATGCTTACTTCGGTGGCAGACTATAAGACCACGAAAGATGAGCGTTCGAAGGTCAGAGCTCTGCATGCGGCGGCTCTTCTGGCTGGCCGTTTTAATCTTCGGGGCGAGTTTCTGCGATCGTGGAATCGGGATAATTCCGGCTGGGTGATCATAGACAGTATGATGAACATTCCGATTCTGTACTGGGCATCCGAGACAGTCAAAGACCCCAGATTCTCTCAGATTGCAAATGCTCATGCAGACAGTGTCCTGGAATATCTCGTGAGAAAGGATGGTTCTGTGGGACATATCGCCTGTTTCGATCCGAATACCGGGGAATTTCAGAAGCTGCTTGCGGGTCAGGGATATTCCGCGGATTCATCTTGGAGCCGCGGGCAGGCCTGGGCGATCTATGGATTCGCCCTCGCTTATCGTCATACCCAGAAGTCCGAATATTTGATGGCTGCAAAAAATATCGCAAATTATTTTATTGCCTGTGTTTCCCGGACGGACTTTCTTCCCCTTGTCGATTTTCGTGCCCCGGCATATCCCAAAAAATGGGATATGAGCGCGGGGACCTGTGCGGCATGTGGACTGATGGAAATTGCCGATCACGTCGATTCGTGCGAAAAAAACTTGTATCGTGATTCTGCAGTAAAGATGTTGAGAGCCATCGAACATGCTTATGCTGACTGGAATCCTGATACAGATGGCATTATCGGGTACAGTAGTCATTCTTATCACAACAGTGAAGAAACACATGTGTCCATGATCTACGGGGATTATTTCTTCATTGAGGCCCTGCTTCGATTGAAGGGTGATGTACTTACAATCTGGTGA
- a CDS encoding extracellular solute-binding protein: MKKSSLKRMFTGGMAVAMAVTMLGCGKNADSSASNTAKSKSGTKNSSTSAKSDDAKAEKDGDGPLVIWTQGNSIKEDAEAWGAANGVDVDVVVIPFADLQTKLKQQITDPKTAPDVYAITKDYVKDWVERGVNLDLSEEFPDDAKNYIDNTYKDLVALGSDDKGDLQAVTAEYPVGMMYYNREIAKNILGTDDPDEVGKALSDVDQWPDLYEKINDAYSGKVKMFGTTQNLNKMLSNRREKPYVKDDVFTVTKDMANIFEINKQIYDDKMFLTEKEDDAYFSGWNTDAFFVDFLPSWGYSSKFKPQVDGKEGAGKWGMTTPPYAYNRGGTYFFITKTTSHKNNAWDLVKGISVDTQKLVDVQKGKDGFASTKEANKILVDSGYEEPLLGNQKVFEEYQKQAAIQEKLPTDVVTKYDGDIESFMNDAVINYANGSMSLDDAIKGLGTQVQSAYPELTVKYNY; the protein is encoded by the coding sequence ATGAAGAAGTCCAGCTTAAAGAGGATGTTTACAGGAGGTATGGCGGTAGCCATGGCAGTAACGATGCTGGGGTGCGGTAAAAATGCTGACAGCAGTGCATCGAATACTGCAAAGAGCAAAAGTGGGACAAAAAATAGCAGCACTAGTGCAAAAAGTGATGATGCAAAGGCAGAAAAGGATGGGGATGGACCGCTTGTGATCTGGACACAAGGGAATTCGATCAAAGAAGATGCCGAGGCATGGGGTGCTGCAAACGGAGTTGATGTCGACGTTGTCGTGATTCCATTTGCTGATTTACAGACAAAATTAAAACAGCAGATCACAGATCCCAAGACGGCCCCAGATGTATATGCAATCACGAAAGACTATGTAAAGGACTGGGTGGAACGCGGTGTCAATCTGGATCTGTCAGAAGAATTTCCGGATGATGCCAAAAACTACATTGACAATACCTACAAAGACTTGGTTGCGCTCGGCTCCGATGATAAGGGGGATCTCCAGGCAGTGACTGCGGAGTATCCGGTGGGAATGATGTACTATAACCGCGAAATTGCAAAGAATATTCTTGGCACGGATGATCCGGACGAAGTGGGGAAAGCCCTGAGTGATGTTGATCAATGGCCCGACTTATATGAAAAGATCAATGATGCTTATTCCGGAAAGGTCAAGATGTTCGGAACTACACAGAACCTAAATAAAATGCTGTCAAACAGACGTGAAAAACCGTATGTCAAGGATGATGTATTCACAGTCACAAAGGATATGGCCAACATCTTCGAGATCAATAAACAGATCTATGATGACAAGATGTTCCTGACAGAGAAAGAAGACGATGCTTATTTTTCGGGGTGGAACACAGATGCATTTTTTGTGGATTTCCTGCCTTCCTGGGGATATTCATCGAAATTCAAACCACAGGTTGATGGAAAAGAGGGAGCCGGAAAATGGGGTATGACTACTCCTCCATACGCTTATAATCGAGGTGGAACATACTTTTTTATCACCAAGACAACCTCTCACAAGAATAATGCATGGGATCTGGTCAAGGGGATCAGTGTTGACACGCAGAAGCTTGTTGATGTTCAAAAAGGAAAAGATGGATTCGCATCGACCAAAGAGGCAAACAAAATTCTGGTGGATTCCGGATACGAGGAGCCGCTTCTGGGAAATCAGAAAGTTTTCGAAGAGTATCAGAAACAGGCTGCAATACAGGAGAAACTTCCGACCGATGTCGTGACGAAGTATGACGGTGATATCGAGAGCTTTATGAATGATGCAGTTATCAACTATGCAAATGGAAGTATGTCACTGGACGATGCAATTAAGGGACTTGGAACACAGGTTCAGTCAGCTTATCCGGAATTAACTGTAAAATATAACTATTGA
- a CDS encoding carbohydrate ABC transporter permease yields the protein MRIKPVKKTVMYIFLIALAIISFFPFYVMIINATRSTGDILSGFSLIPGKSIADNFGEMQSRVDVLKAFRNSLVVALSSTALTCYFSAMTAYGLTAYDFKLKNTAFTAILVIMMIPPQLSVIGFFKFMKGMNLLNSFIPLILPSIASATTVFFIKQYAETALSRSIIESARIDGAGEFKIFNKMALPILAPAIFTMGINSFVTSWNNYLVPLILLSDTKKFTLPLVIRIFNADTQDPSVGAMYLCIAISIVPVMIVFFLFSRYIIDGIGAGGEKE from the coding sequence ATGAGAATCAAACCAGTTAAGAAAACTGTGATGTACATCTTCCTGATTGCGCTGGCGATCATCAGCTTCTTCCCGTTCTATGTCATGATTATCAATGCAACGAGAAGTACTGGTGATATTCTTTCCGGGTTCTCACTCATTCCGGGAAAGAGTATTGCAGACAATTTTGGCGAAATGCAGTCGCGCGTTGATGTACTGAAGGCTTTTCGGAACAGCCTGGTGGTGGCTCTTTCTTCCACTGCTCTCACATGCTACTTTTCGGCAATGACGGCATACGGGCTTACAGCTTATGACTTTAAGCTGAAAAATACTGCATTTACTGCAATTTTAGTGATTATGATGATTCCGCCTCAGCTGAGCGTGATCGGATTTTTCAAGTTCATGAAGGGGATGAATCTGCTGAATTCCTTTATACCGCTGATTCTGCCCTCTATAGCCAGTGCGACCACCGTCTTCTTTATCAAACAATATGCTGAAACTGCATTGTCGCGCAGTATTATAGAGTCGGCTAGGATTGACGGGGCCGGTGAGTTCAAAATTTTTAACAAGATGGCACTTCCGATACTGGCTCCGGCCATATTCACCATGGGGATCAACAGCTTTGTGACAAGCTGGAATAACTATCTGGTGCCGTTGATATTGCTCTCAGATACAAAAAAATTCACATTGCCTTTAGTAATCCGGATATTCAATGCCGATACACAGGATCCGAGCGTCGGGGCCATGTACCTGTGCATAGCCATTTCTATCGTTCCGGTTATGATTGTATTCTTCCTTTTCTCACGTTATATCATCGATGGTATTGGTGCAGGAGGAGAAAAGGAGTAG
- a CDS encoding carbohydrate ABC transporter permease has translation MGKSAQVSKGHPPGMQKEISVKRGKKGRIDKNRYGLFFLAPFFIAFLIFGLYPILYTLYLSFTSYDGFNNPVFIGMKNYTKVFTDPLFYEALKNTVIMWVIGAVPQFIFAFLLAAVFTYNKVRGKGIFRAIYYLPRLVTAVSISALFNQFLSYPSGIVNQLLTSLNIVGEPVNFLSSVPFAQGSIGLIHWWMFYGNTMIMVMAGMTAISPSLYEAAKVDGANGWNLFWKITFPLLRPVTAFVFLNSLVGGLQSFDVQQILTGGLGAPQGKLMTVVMYLYNTAFKYNNFGYSAAIAYYLFFFIAIFASFSVMGRLKEGRESS, from the coding sequence ATGGGAAAATCCGCTCAGGTAAGCAAGGGGCATCCCCCGGGAATGCAAAAAGAAATATCAGTGAAAAGGGGTAAGAAAGGCAGAATTGATAAGAATCGGTATGGACTGTTCTTTTTAGCGCCATTTTTTATTGCGTTTTTAATATTTGGTCTGTATCCGATTTTGTATACGCTGTATCTTAGTTTCACATCATACGATGGATTTAATAATCCTGTTTTTATTGGGATGAAAAATTATACGAAAGTATTTACGGATCCGCTGTTTTATGAAGCCCTGAAAAATACGGTTATCATGTGGGTAATCGGTGCTGTGCCGCAGTTTATCTTCGCATTTTTGCTGGCAGCTGTCTTTACATATAACAAAGTCAGAGGAAAGGGAATCTTCCGGGCGATCTATTATCTGCCAAGACTGGTGACCGCAGTTTCCATATCGGCTCTGTTTAATCAGTTTTTAAGCTATCCGTCCGGAATTGTGAATCAGCTGCTGACAAGCTTGAATATTGTGGGGGAACCTGTCAACTTTCTGTCGAGTGTACCATTTGCACAGGGGTCGATCGGGCTGATTCACTGGTGGATGTTCTATGGAAATACCATGATCATGGTTATGGCAGGGATGACGGCGATTTCTCCCAGCCTCTACGAAGCGGCCAAAGTGGATGGGGCCAATGGATGGAATCTTTTCTGGAAGATCACATTTCCGCTGCTTCGTCCTGTAACGGCATTTGTCTTTTTGAACTCGCTCGTTGGAGGCCTGCAAAGCTTTGATGTTCAGCAGATCCTGACTGGAGGTCTGGGAGCGCCACAGGGAAAACTGATGACAGTTGTGATGTATCTTTATAACACAGCATTTAAATATAATAATTTTGGATATTCGGCGGCAATTGCCTATTATCTGTTCTTCTTCATCGCGATATTTGCTTCATTTTCCGTGATGGGAAGATTAAAAGAAGGGAGAGAAAGCTCATGA
- a CDS encoding LacI family DNA-binding transcriptional regulator encodes MADVTLKQIAEIAGVSAATVSYVLSGKRKVSKATELRVLSVAKQLNYSPNLFAQQLKRGESFLIFALLNTYSSSFNGEALQKIEHSFEEKGYRLLAMTGGLDDIIRTNIFDGGIILNYHTTKQEIQTLEESTGKPLILLSNQSNQKNTASVIMDNFGGMKLVLAEFAKSEHQNICFIQGPEGSYNNTSRAESARYFYKELFQRDDFDIRLYRGNFVSDESYKLAFHLLKNKLYNAFVCFNDSTALGVYKAAYELGIQVGKDISVAGFDNTSYSEFVSPALTTVDVDKDLWAKEVVKNYLALKDRSIETNEVKIPASLIKRGSIKYKSI; translated from the coding sequence ATGGCAGATGTGACTTTAAAACAGATTGCTGAGATAGCCGGTGTATCGGCAGCCACTGTGTCATATGTATTAAGCGGGAAAAGGAAGGTGAGCAAAGCCACAGAACTTCGGGTGCTGAGCGTGGCAAAGCAATTGAACTACTCTCCTAATTTATTTGCACAGCAGTTAAAAAGGGGCGAGTCTTTCTTAATTTTTGCACTGCTGAATACTTATTCCAGCTCTTTTAACGGTGAAGCACTGCAAAAAATAGAACATTCCTTTGAAGAAAAGGGATATCGGCTCCTTGCAATGACCGGAGGACTGGATGACATCATCCGGACGAATATATTCGATGGCGGAATTATATTGAACTATCATACGACGAAACAGGAAATACAGACTTTGGAGGAGTCAACCGGAAAACCACTGATCCTCCTCTCCAACCAGTCAAATCAAAAAAACACAGCATCTGTGATCATGGATAATTTCGGCGGGATGAAACTGGTTCTTGCGGAATTCGCGAAATCAGAACATCAGAATATCTGTTTTATACAAGGACCAGAGGGATCTTATAACAATACCAGCCGAGCAGAAAGTGCAAGATATTTCTATAAGGAATTATTTCAGAGAGATGATTTCGATATCCGTCTCTACCGTGGAAATTTCGTATCAGATGAAAGCTATAAATTGGCGTTTCATTTACTGAAAAACAAACTGTATAATGCCTTCGTCTGTTTCAATGATTCTACAGCTCTCGGAGTCTACAAGGCCGCCTATGAACTCGGAATTCAAGTAGGAAAAGACATCAGTGTAGCGGGCTTTGATAATACCTCATACTCGGAATTCGTTTCACCTGCTCTTACAACTGTGGATGTGGACAAAGATCTCTGGGCCAAAGAAGTAGTTAAAAATTACCTCGCTTTAAAAGATAGATCCATCGAAACCAATGAAGTGAAGATACCCGCCTCACTGATCAAGAGAGGCTCAATCAAATACAAGAGTATATGA
- a CDS encoding glycoside hydrolase family 43 protein, whose translation MAQAKIKNPILPGFNPDPNILKVGDTYYLAVSSFEWLPGIRIYTSENLVNWEHHTDILTNQVNLQGNPKDCSIWAPQLSYHDNQFYCTYTDVKNTTRPFKDCHNYLITAPAVDGPWSEPIYMTSSGFDPSLFHDEDGRKWFLNEIWDYRMTTSNKSAGIVMQEYDADAQKMIGPVYKIFDGTKLAKTEAPHLYRHGEYYYLITAEGGTGSGHSVTICRSTKITGPYELDPKYPMLTASDKPDSPLKNTGHGSLVEGINGKWYMAYLTTRPLQGKAAILGRETAIQEVAWTEDGWLRLANGTTSPEEFTLIETKEPVTQEINTYFRDDFTNSLAKEWNARRLMPSESWCSLSSRPGYLRLISGESPQSNFDQHMLAIRQKDFCFEAETVLEFEPKTYNQMAGLLLYLNELNYIYCYISQDEEKGKVLRLMKCQEGVNTLLPEMASVHGGEILLKAHVDHERGTFYWKEDSIKQFGPEFDLMFLAGGFTGNFIGIGVHDMDKKQGCYADFKYFEYK comes from the coding sequence ATGGCACAAGCTAAAATCAAAAATCCAATACTACCGGGATTTAATCCGGATCCCAACATTTTGAAGGTTGGTGATACTTATTATCTTGCGGTCTCCTCTTTTGAATGGCTGCCAGGTATCCGTATATATACCTCAGAGAATTTAGTGAATTGGGAACACCATACCGATATTTTGACAAACCAGGTTAATTTGCAGGGAAATCCTAAGGACTGCAGTATCTGGGCACCACAGTTAAGTTATCATGATAACCAGTTTTACTGTACTTATACAGATGTCAAGAATACGACACGTCCCTTCAAAGATTGTCATAATTATCTAATTACGGCTCCTGCGGTCGATGGTCCCTGGAGTGAACCGATTTATATGACCTCTAGTGGTTTTGATCCGTCTCTTTTCCATGATGAAGACGGACGTAAATGGTTTTTAAATGAAATATGGGATTATCGTATGACCACCAGTAATAAATCTGCTGGAATCGTTATGCAAGAATATGATGCAGATGCACAGAAGATGATCGGGCCGGTTTATAAGATCTTTGACGGCACAAAGTTAGCTAAGACAGAAGCCCCTCATTTATATCGTCACGGTGAGTATTATTATCTGATCACTGCAGAAGGAGGCACTGGATCGGGCCATTCAGTTACAATTTGCCGGTCCACAAAGATTACCGGACCTTATGAGTTAGATCCGAAATATCCTATGTTAACGGCAAGTGATAAGCCGGATTCACCGTTAAAGAATACAGGACATGGCAGCCTGGTGGAGGGAATCAATGGCAAATGGTACATGGCCTATCTGACCACTCGTCCGCTGCAGGGAAAAGCAGCTATTTTGGGACGCGAGACGGCGATCCAGGAAGTAGCGTGGACAGAAGATGGCTGGTTACGATTAGCCAATGGAACAACATCACCAGAGGAATTTACCTTGATCGAAACCAAAGAACCTGTGACACAAGAGATCAATACATATTTTCGAGATGATTTTACAAATTCCTTAGCAAAAGAATGGAATGCCCGACGATTAATGCCAAGTGAAAGTTGGTGCAGCCTAAGTAGCCGACCAGGTTATCTGCGCTTGATTTCCGGAGAATCACCACAGTCGAATTTTGATCAGCATATGCTGGCTATTCGTCAAAAAGACTTTTGTTTCGAAGCCGAAACGGTGCTTGAATTTGAACCTAAAACATATAATCAGATGGCCGGACTGCTCTTATACTTAAATGAGTTGAATTATATTTATTGTTATATCTCGCAGGATGAAGAAAAAGGCAAAGTGTTACGTCTGATGAAATGCCAGGAAGGAGTAAATACATTACTTCCTGAAATGGCATCTGTTCATGGGGGCGAAATCTTATTAAAAGCCCATGTTGACCATGAAAGAGGCACGTTCTACTGGAAAGAGGACAGCATAAAACAGTTCGGGCCGGAATTTGACTTAATGTTTCTTGCGGGAGGATTTACCGGTAATTTCATAGGAATAGGGGTCCATGATATGGATAAAAAACAAGGCTGCTATGCAGACTTTAAATATTTTGAATATAAATAA
- a CDS encoding CpsD/CapB family tyrosine-protein kinase, producing the protein MKKSKEKKNTRIARELTLVTQKDIPFSYREAYNSLRTNIKFIAANENVNSFVVTSAMQMESKSNVAANLAITLAEERKKVVLLDCDFRKPMIHCLLDVDIKGHGITDVLTGDCPLQEALYHHKDLMIDIMPVGTIPPNPTELLSTARMQRLINALKEAYDYVIIDTPPVSVVTDAAIVGEMVDGAFLVVRSAYAPLEMLQLAKEKLEDVDVKIFGIILSRFNVKRKGRESGYYYSYNDHYYSNDSEQKMSNDELVRQFQSFLLLTIF; encoded by the coding sequence ATGAAAAAATCGAAAGAAAAAAAGAATACAAGAATAGCCAGAGAACTCACTTTGGTTACGCAAAAAGATATCCCATTTAGTTATAGAGAAGCCTATAATTCTTTGAGGACAAACATCAAATTTATCGCTGCTAATGAAAATGTAAATAGTTTTGTAGTCACAAGTGCAATGCAAATGGAAAGTAAAAGTAATGTTGCAGCGAATCTTGCGATTACTTTGGCAGAGGAGAGAAAAAAAGTAGTGCTTCTTGACTGCGATTTCCGAAAGCCAATGATCCACTGCCTACTAGATGTCGATATAAAAGGCCATGGAATTACAGATGTATTAACGGGGGACTGTCCCCTACAAGAGGCACTTTACCATCATAAGGACCTGATGATAGATATCATGCCAGTTGGTACGATTCCGCCTAATCCGACAGAATTGTTATCAACTGCGAGAATGCAGCGGCTTATCAATGCGTTAAAAGAGGCTTACGATTATGTAATCATAGATACACCACCTGTTTCTGTTGTCACAGATGCAGCAATTGTTGGTGAAATGGTTGACGGCGCATTTCTAGTAGTCAGATCTGCTTATGCGCCTCTTGAAATGCTGCAGCTGGCAAAGGAAAAACTTGAGGATGTTGACGTAAAGATATTTGGTATCATACTATCCAGATTTAATGTCAAAAGGAAAGGAAGAGAATCCGGTTATTATTACTCGTACAATGATCACTATTACAGTAATGATAGTGAACAGAAGATGAGTAATGATGAATTAGTAAGGCAGTTCCAGTCTTTCTTATTGTTAACAATATTCTAA
- a CDS encoding YveK family protein: MINYDEQYDLTDTIDLLEIVQQVKKYFWVLLLAMLLTGGAGFFCSKFFMDQQYESSITMIVNTRKDNSADVTNDNITCAQNLVSTYAVILKSNTVLNQVIRTLNLDMSYDELQKSVSVTVVDNTQIMRVAVRNSNRKLSGDIVNEIASVAPGVIVETVQAGSCKVTSDVITSNAPVSPDVKKVTLMGAASGMLVVMIAITICTLFKAKRLVDDKDIQKYFDLPVLGVIPEVERKGNEKIERKKEYKNSQRTHFGYAKRYPI; this comes from the coding sequence ATGATAAATTACGATGAACAGTATGACCTTACAGATACAATTGATTTACTTGAGATCGTACAACAAGTAAAAAAATATTTCTGGGTTTTGCTCCTGGCTATGCTTCTAACAGGAGGGGCTGGATTTTTTTGCTCCAAATTTTTTATGGACCAGCAGTATGAGTCCTCAATTACAATGATTGTAAACACCAGGAAGGATAATTCTGCAGATGTGACGAATGACAATATAACCTGTGCACAAAATCTTGTGTCTACATATGCCGTGATTCTGAAAAGCAACACAGTGCTAAATCAGGTGATTAGAACTTTGAATCTGGACATGTCTTACGATGAATTACAGAAAAGCGTATCTGTAACTGTGGTAGATAATACGCAGATTATGCGTGTCGCAGTGCGCAATTCTAATAGAAAGCTGTCGGGAGATATAGTAAATGAGATTGCATCCGTTGCTCCGGGCGTGATCGTAGAAACCGTTCAGGCCGGATCCTGCAAAGTTACCAGTGATGTTATAACAAGTAATGCTCCAGTTTCACCTGATGTCAAAAAAGTAACCCTGATGGGTGCGGCATCGGGTATGCTGGTTGTAATGATTGCAATTACCATTTGTACATTGTTTAAGGCTAAGAGACTTGTAGATGATAAAGATATTCAGAAGTATTTTGATTTGCCTGTTTTAGGTGTGATTCCGGAGGTGGAGAGAAAAGGAAATGAAAAAATCGAAAGAAAAAAAGAATACAAGAATAGCCAGAGAACTCACTTTGGTTACGCAAAAAGATATCCCATTTAG